tctttgaaaaaatttactagtgcttatttattccaaattgcacaagaaaaatcacttgattacctgttaataatatacatgaaaaaaagagagatagcttatcataattatgcagaggCAAACCACTGGCATCAggtgcaaaataatttattcaaaccctgcgttcagtcaaaacaaccgcgtgcaatcaaaacatcaatctacaatgatattttcacatctttaaggtgcaaaaaagttcaaagtctggcttaacagttcaaggaattgttcagtctggtttgttacttctttaaACTGAATgaaccctcttctgcattgaattacctaaaaactgcatttatttaaaccaatcagaattgagtaatttttttttgtctcttattATTACAAAAATTATGGTTCAGTAAATACATTCATGATTATGTTCAAAATGCTTTTATTATATTAATTATCATagattcattaaaatattaaCAAAGTTAGTTAATGTCATCCCGCAAAAGTTAATCTGGTCTGCCAATGGTGGGAGAGCAATACAGGAAGATAGTACAAGCCTTTAAATAATCCATAAAACGCaatacacacacacaaaaaaaaacatgatgagAATTCAGTTTTATACAAGTTTAAAGCAAATGTTATCTGGCCAAATTTCTGTCAGTCATGTCTTAACTCCAATAATCTTTCCTGTCTTAATTTGTGtttcaccctttaacccctaagagtgactagcatctaatttctccttacaatattaccacTGAAtcatattaaggtcatgagaatataggaaatgatcaccaacttaagaaactcttgaatgttagacaaattctccttgtcagcaccttaggaaatgtataaagaacagtactgagaaaatgaatactgatgtcagggtgtaaagggttaatttaggTTTAACTCCTGATCTTTCCTTTATCCTTTTGTTACCCATAGCAGTATGAAACAAACTCAATtgggattggcaggatcccGCCCATATCCcgcctgacattttacctgggtGTATGTGTTGCTGTCAATAAAATGCCATTCTCAAATGCATGAATAATGCAAATATAATGTAATTTATATTATTTGAAGACAATCATATAATTTGCAAATAAGCTGGCTTTTTATTAAGAATTTCAAGCATAATGGGggcaaaaggaaagaaagtttCAAAACATTATAAAACTGTACAGGTTTAAAATTAGCCAGAGGTGAGATAAAGCGAAtatagaaattgcaaaatactcaTCCCCTCAGTTGttagttcaattttttaatctaaTCTACCCTCTATAGTTAGCTAAGAAGTTAACCCAATGGCAGTATTCTCTAGCTGTATAATACAAATTGATGTaataaattacaacaaaaattatcatcaagTAGATGATTATGTTTTAAATGCTCTTATTATATTAGTTGTCATAGACTGATAAACAGAATTTCAAGgttctttattcctttttcaatCTAGAACAATTCTTTTTGATCTGCTGACAAATTTGAATAGTTGCAGTAATTAAATAATATATGTGTCTTTCCTTTCAAGACTCCATATTCATCAATAGTTGttgtctgaaaaaaattcctcattTACTTTTCCTTCTATTAATCCACTCTCAGGAACTAACGTTGTGGCAATTCCAAATCTAGCAGAAGACGAAAGAAATGTTAGCACACTGAGAGTCACCAGGTTTTTAAATGTTGTGCTTTAAGAGTGCAATGGGGAATAATGTGAAGACTTCCCAGTGCAACTATTAGAACCTTGCATACTGGCTAAACAATTGATTAGGACATTGAAGCACAGACATTTTTGAGGCATGAGCGGTTGCTTGAAATTGAAGAATGAGAAGATAGAAAACATCAATTACATCGagcattttttatattttactcCAAATGTTAAAGACTAAAAATTAAAGAGTTTAATTGGCACAGAGTGTCAAAAGGTGATATTAAGTTCCATAGATTAAGAAGGTTAAAAGGTTGATTGGTTGATGTAATACATAGCAGAAGTATAAGCGTATTTATATACAATCACTATACGCATCTCAAAATTATCTGTGCTCCATATCCAACCTGTCAATCGTCCGTTAAGCTGTCAATTACCAAAGGTTTATTTCCAGAAGTCTTTGATTCTTGGTTCAATAAAGATTTAAGTACCTATACAGATGCTTACTTCTTCATAGGTAATGAAAATAATCTAAAATACTCTTATCAGGTGGTCAGTAGCTAAAACTGTCTTGTATTACATAGGGTCATCaatgattttgaaaacttgCAATAGTGAACACTTCTCAAGTATCTTATACATTTACCTTCAATTAACACAAGGGAGGACTTTTGCTGATGAGCACCAACATTTAACAGATCTCCTGTGCTTGTTTCCAGTGAAGGATTGAAATAGGCTCCCCTACAATCAGTGTTGTCATCAGGCTTTAAGGATGATGGACTCTCCTCTGTGTTGACCTCAGAAGAATCGTACGGGGAAGGTCCAATCAGGGAGAGCAATACGGGAAGATAGCACAGGCCATGGAATAATCCATAAAAtacaacacaaaaaaacaccTGATGATCAATaagaatagtccattttacagttgtgtacttggttgccaagcctttgaacaggaggctaagggtgaccttgttatgatacaaaccatgctgcttttcaaatgtaaatgacttttttatcatgctaactagatactggtctcccTCGCAACGTAGTCAACTTCAGCCTCACTTCGaatcaaaggcttggtaacTAAGTATACAATTGTGAAATGGCAAATTGGTGAATTCAAGTTTGAGGCTAAGGTTGTCTGGCAGAATTGCTATAGTGTGTCTTACCTCCAAAGATCTCTACTGTGGCCTATGAAACTTACACAACCTTTTCAACCATCAGATGCAAACGGAAACCAACTGTGACTTGGTCGCTAGCATTCACTTTGTTGCATAAGAAAGTTTGCTCTTTTTTGCTCCAAGCCATCATTGGCTACTTTTGATCTTTTTTAAGCTCTGATTACGGGATTAAGTCGAAAAACGCTCTAATTGAAAGTTATTACTTTGATTTCTTACCTTAAAGAAAGTCAATGTCGCATAAGAATTGGAATACACCAGAAGGCCAACAGCTATGTATGTACTAAAGCCGCCATTCCAAACCGCAGGCCCCATGTCACGCAGGGTGGTCAGCGCTcgttcttaaagaaaaaaatattagcaaAAAAGTTCTCAAAAGTTACTGTTCGATGGACTAAGTCAGAGCAACATTATTTTATAGGCATTAGACTTCATATAGCACAATATTGACTAAACCTGTAGAAGACATGGGACACGGAAAAGTCGTTAATCAAGGTTCTTACAGGATTTTCTTGTAGTGTCTAGAGTTTGAGAtatgtaatattttcattatagTGAGAAGTTATCACTTTTTTCGACAAGATTGTGGCTCACATGTGACCTAAGACACTTCTGCCTCCCTCTTTGGCTGTCATGATTTGAGTGGCAAAACGAGACAAAATTAACACTGTTCCTCTATCAGTTTAAAGTTACGCTCACAATTAACCAAAGTGAACTAACCGACCAAGATACTGacccaatttttttaacaaaaaaaatttcactgatGCTGTGgtttaaccgtttaactcctaagatctgattcttaattctccgCTTTAGCTgcgacacatttccttgtaatttagtgAAGAGAAATTGATGTTAGTtggtaagtttgagtattctcatcacctgtttccTGGATAATACGGGAAGAAGAAACATGTTAACCACTTTCGAGAGTTAAACGGTAAAGGTAAAGAATCCGATCCTACCAACGCACAGACCAACGCGTCGACCaatatcggtcgactgtcgaccgacgCGTTGGTCGACATGTTGGCCTTAAAACGTACAAGATGCGTCGGTGGTGTGTCAGTGGTGTGTCGGTGACTTTTTTTGGGCGTTATTTATTTAAAGCAGTACTTAACCTTGCTTTTCCACATTTAAATGTAATCTCTTGACCTTTACCTTTTGGATCTGTTTTTCTCAACTTACCTTTTCGTGTACCAGATCTTATTATGAAAGTGTGTCCAATGTGGGATGAGTAATCCACAGACAATCCAACGGCCAACACAAGGAACATGGTAGTCACAATATCAATTGTCAGACCCCAGAAATGGATTGTTCCCATTATTCCAACCTGTTTTTGAAAAGTAATGTTAAATGGCCAATGTGTTTTAAGTCCATTTGGTGACAGAAAATAGTCATAGTTGACCTCTAACAGTTAATTTAGTGTAAAAACTGAGttggaaacgtaaattggccaaaagagtgtaaaggctgacatttcgagcgttagtcagAGCGATTGGTTGACCTCTCAGAAACTTGTTcgacaaacaaaataaaagttcTCGAATTCCTCTTAGTAACCTCTTTGTTTCAATAGCAATTAAGAATTTTCGTCATTTTATTAATACCATTTTAAGTACCTTTGTTACCCTTACTATcaaagtcatcatcatcattatcattgtcaaTAACAATAACCACTACTGCTTGTTATATATCCACACTCAAATATAATGACAATGTTGCAACATCGTTAACAAGACAATTTTACAACTCACCAATGTAAATCCAACACAGGAAAAGACTAAAAAGCATGTCCTCAAGCTTGATAACACAACAGGAGTGGCCACCAATACTGTTAAAAGTGCCAGGCCCATGTTTCGGTAAAGCTCCGTTGAAATAatctaaataaatgaaaacaaatcactCTGCTTATACACTTAACTACTGGCATGCAAGTTTACGCAGCGATGTACCCCTGCAATTTTTCAGGAGTACAAgatgatttaaaaatgaatttcaaatcaACATTCGGTGTTgccataaaaattaatgaagcaTTTGCCGTATAATTTAATAACAATGTCAACCATGGCTTTCCTGATATACAAAGGGCTATTCATGATATGGAAGTGATAAGTCAGTTTGACCGCCTACTTGTGTTCATGAACCTAGGCAAAAGAATTGAAGAAGTCACATTTTGAGAAATGTTAAACCCAAACTGTCGTGAGTCTTAACTGAAtcttatcataattaaatatATGGATAAATTTTTGAGCAGAAAGTACCAGAACCCCTGCTATTGTATATTCGCTGAACTAGAGAAGAGATTGTGGTtcattcaacagaaaaaaaggggaaaaattggGAGTTGCGGAGGCTGGtattcaaagtttctttttatgtacGGTCTGCTTGATGAAGGTGTCACTGTATGTGCAAAACACTCAGCCAAAAAGGTGTACCTTATTTGTTTCACTTGTAAAGTAATATGGTGAAAACGGAAATCCAAGGCTGTCATTTGGAAACACGGTTTTAATCTTGTCTCGTAAATTCTCCATTGCTTTCACTTCTTCTCGCGTTGAGTCCAAGTTTTTATGCCTCAAGCGTATCTGAGATGCCTATTGTGAGAGCATTTATGTGAATAATGGATAACATCCTCTTGGCTGAGAGGATGTAAAATCAACTGTAGCTGAGAGCAACgtgataaaatgaaaacaaatgaaaatatttatagagCGTCAAATCCACTAATTTTCCACGGCGCCTTACATTAAAGATtattaaaaagctaaaaaaaatggaaagcgAAAAAATATATAGCAATAAACTAAGTTAAAAATTCTAAGATAATTAAACatctatcataaaaaaaatttaaaatgtcataagcttgtttaaaaagatacgtttttaaatgaattttaaaactagGCATTTGAGAATTGAGAAACGCGATATATAATCCATAATAAAACATATTCTTTCCCCtcatatgcaaatttttgaCAAAGCAATCGCACTTGATATGTGCGACAATCTGCGAGAACAATGTACAAAGGAGATGATACCACAACTTATTCACCGTATATGATGAGCTGAATTACGCtcgcgttttgattggttcttacttatgatctattggaggacggatgcatagatgacgtcatcactGCTTGCATCTTGCTTCTTTCTTATAAAAAAGCAAACCGATTCCATGTCGCTGTGGGTCCATTGAGAAATAAGTCACAGAAGATGTTAAAAATGAGGTAAGACCATTAGTGGCACTCGGCTGTGCCACATGTGCTAcatttttgttctcaccacattttgttATCATCTGTGAGCTATAAGTGAACAGACGTATAGCAACATTGGTTAAGTATTACCAGAATCTGTAGTGGAAGCTGACCAGTCCCATTTTTTGTCCTGATATCACTCTGATAACTGAGACCAGAAGTACGAAGGAACTCGCCCAGCCATGGATAAAAACATGTCTCATTGGTGATCCTCCcttgaaagataaaaacataGATTTCACATAACACTTCTTTTACACTGTGACAAAACACATCTGTCAACAAGAATGTAAACCGACTGCTCAAAGTCCTGTtacaaattaatcaaaactatgacataattcaagaaaaaaaccgGCCGTCAGTTATGCGTTTTCcgagaaaaacaacagttaacttggACGTGAAATGCGCAACAAGTGCGCAACAAGTGCGCACATCATGCGTATTGTCCAATAACATAGGCATGACGTGTACACTCCCCTATTTGTGTTCAGATGGGGTTGGTGAtaaccaagagaatataaactgttaATAATCTCTTGAAatgaccaatcacgttcgaaaATCTTgctataattttaattttttttataatcaattttttctaTCTGTGGCTCATAGTAAATGACTGTTATCTGTTTAGGAAAGTTTCATTTCCTCTGATTACTTGGATCATTCTTTAACTTTCAATATGTCATATGCTTACTTTTCTGGATAAACTTTCCTGGTTTCTTGTCAATAGCCCAGCTAACAAAGTCTTCATACCAACTGTTTATAGAACTAGAAACTATGTATTTTTTGTCACTGACTGCAATTTCGTAGACCCTGTGAAGTTTATCTTGTTCTTTAAAGTAATCGAACTTTCCTGAGGAAAGAAATGGTTAACAGATCCACATAATGCGCTTCTGTACTAGTCGTATTCATGAAATTAAAGTTAGCAGTCAAGTCCATGagaaaatcatgaaatgaaaactgatgtttgtAACTGCTGTTACTGAAGTCCAATTGCGAAACTAAAAACCTCTTCTGGCGGGAACggctttttcaaataaaataaacgCAAAATGGGATAAAGTGATCCTCAActcacaaagttttttttcttacttgcgACCATGTTTAAGCTAAGAAAaacttgatctaacatcaaggCAAATGTAGCAGATCATAATAAGAAGCACTTTACTGTAATGTTCTCTTGgaattttttaagagaaaatagaagtaaatttttaaaaacccCTTGCTAAGCGTACCTGTATATATCTTCACTGGGGCCCCGTTTACTGGAAAATACTGCAATGTGAGAACAAAAAATTTTGCGATTATTCCAATTGAAAACAATGATCGGAAAGAATTGCTTGAGAACATTCCACAACTCTCGAAAGACAAACCTCGAGACCAATTTTCAATTACAAAGTTAACTAAAGGAAGGAAATAGGTGGGaagtgaaaaaaggaagaaaaaaaacatgttgagaCAACATTTTACTTTGAGCTAAACGTAGCTCACACCTCCTAATTATCTTAAACACGCCTACCTCCTCCCGCACCTCTCCTACTGTAAGCTTAACccgtgtagccgtaccctccccccccccccgcctaAAGTGAACAGAAGCGATTCTGTTTCACCTTTCGGGGCAGGGTACAGCTACACGTTGGCTCTGTAAGCTAAGCAACGCTGATTTTAAGGCAGGGGAACTGAGGTTTCCCAAATAATGTGATACAGAGGGGAGAAAAGTAATGACAGAAAATGTAGAGACAGTTTTATCCAAGATTGCGAGTTTACCTTCCTGTTGGTAAACGTATACTTGTAGGACATAGAGTCAGGAGGCAAAAAGCGGTTCTGATCGAAGGACAGCTTTAGCATAATTGCTCCATAGAGGTTAAAACCAAACAGGGCTCCTGTTATGATGATCACAATAACCTTCCCAGGAAGAGACAGCATAGCTGCTCCAATCTTGTCTATGCTCGTTTtgagaaaatctttttttgcaAGGGAGCTCTCTCGATAGTTATCTGGTAACGTTATGCAACAGCAGCAAAAGCcatccctttttttcttttgcctgtatcaacaagaaaacaggaataGTTTTTAGTCAGTTCTGGATGAAATGTTCGAGCCTAAGGGAGGTATTAAGAATgtatttcaacaaaataaaagagagagaagaggaCGATGGCACAAGAAACCAAAGTCTAGGTATCCCTAATTTGACTGATAGTCCATCGGTCTACAGTGCTGTTAATGCAGAGCTTACGAATGTACAATGTTTTCTGGACCGGTGTCACAAGCGGAGATACATATCTAGGGCGGTTAACATCTTTAGTGTATCAAAAAATCAGGATAGGAAAATATTCGACAAGGTAAAACATCAAGAGAAACATCCTCTGAGAAACCTGATACGTAAACTAAAGGTCACAGAGTACaatctagaacaaaaatttagtCACCTGCCAAAATTAAACACGGATCGAGAGAAGAACTCCTATTTCAATCACctaatttttaaatatgacCTAGCTTTGTAACTGgtattttgttaatatttaaaaataatgagCTTTGTAATTAGTACGTACAATGTAACTTAGTTCTAAATTGGAAGTTTTGTAACATAATATATGTATTACTACAAGAATATTATAAAGATAATTCAgaccgaaaaaaaattgcaaattgccGAAAAGCGGATAAGGTAAAGATGAAAGCATGATTAATTTTACGTATGGGTATGATTGATTAAAATGATTGCATATTTTCTCTTGACCAAATAACAAGCATTATTGCCCCTTACATATGACATGAATGTTGGTTGTTCCTTAACGATCACGTAAGGATGATCAGCTCAAAAGATATTATCTTGGGAAAAGCACCTTGTAAGTGATACAGTAATaatttgcaatttgaaaaaagtgaagaagcTCATCCAAATGTTCGGAAGGTAAATGTACAGGTTCCGGTTGTTCGAAGATTGGATATCGCTacccactggataaatctctaccCGGTGGACAACGTAGTGCGTTCTGTTATCActtatccaacggataaatcgctatccggtgGTTTTGCTATCACTAATCcaccggatagcgatttatccgttggatagcgttgTCCGCTCCTCTATCAGGATAACTTGGCTCAAACCTTTAAAGGGTGAAGTTAAACTATTTTCTTTACGGGGCTTGTTTCAACGTTAGCAAATCTGATTTCACTAACTTAACGTGAGAGATAACAATTACGACCAGAATGTTACCTGCGCGCGTCGATCGCCAATAACGCTGTGAACAAAGTAGCTTGAAGGATGAAGTCTGCCAAAACACCTATTTTAATACATACAAAAGTTACAAACGGTATGGGTCAATCTTTTCGTGCCCCATTGAGCAAAATATCTCTGGGATGTTGAGGTATACGTCATCTTACTCTTTTTATGAAGAGCTAAAGGttcttaaaaattgaaaggtgaAAATGTTAGTAGTTCTAGGTAGCCATTTGACCTGCTTTCAGGTATGGAAAGTTAAAAAGAGTGTGATGATCACTTGACGTACATGTTCACTAATTTATATAAGGTGCCGATGTAGGATCTTGCTTATTTACCTGGTCGATTCCTTATCCAATCCCCTGAGTATGAGTAAAATAACTTACCTATTGCCGCATAAATACAGAATGATCTCAGTGCTGGTAAAATCTGCAGTAATGTAACAAAATCACGGTCATGTGCGACATTGAAACATGGAGGTTTAAAAGACAAGAAGAAAAGGTGTGGACAttgcaaaagtaaaaaatacaatGGATTACGAAAACCGACGGTAGAAGTTCGCTCAATCTCTTCTTAAAGTAGAACCTGGAGAAATTTCATTCCGCACATTCATTAGCTTATTGAATTGTGATTTAGAACATATGAGAGGCTTTTAAAAAAGTCGACTGATAAGGAGAAGAGTATCGTGTCATTTTCCCTTGGCATTTACGTCCCTCCCAACCCACCCCCCTCCTGAAGGAGCGTTGAATTACATCCCTTAAAATAGCTGCAAAGCAGACCAGGAAAAACCAGACCAATTAAAACTACAAATACCTTAAATACATTTTAGTACAAACCGTAGTTGATCCTATAAGAAAGGCAAGAAAATCCGTCAAAGTTGTGATGGTGATTGAGCATCCCTGAAACAAGACAGCGACATAGTATGGCTGAATTGATGCAATCATGCGCAACTCGGCACTGATTGAATTAGGAACTGCTTCCTGACTCTACGTAACGCacagtttttatcttttttatctcatttttcaaTACCTTTGGTTTTATTCGCGCGCCCTGATTGTTTGAAAGAAGAGTGCACCAAGTTTGTTGATCACTCTTCCGCGACTCGTAATTTACAAACTTTCCGTTCATCATTCCACTCGGGCCATTATACCgtaaaccaatagaaagtgTACATTACTATTCAAAAAATTTGTTGCAGGATTTCAACCTCTTACAACTTACAGCATGTTTCAGAGCAAGTCCAATTCGTTCTTGTATCGGTTGAGTCTGACATATTTCTGGTGTTAAGTTGCTCCAAGCTTGAACGATCACAAACATGTCATCTACTCCAATACCTGCGAACAAACATTCTAACCTTTTCACACCTAATATCTCAATATCAATTGTATTCAATGTCTCCCGTCCACTTCCTATCATTTAAGCTCACCCATTGAGTTGATACTTTTCGTTTCTCgaatcacttttttgtttgaaaatgtacAGATATCGTTAAggtaaattccttttttttcactcttgggagtgaaaaggccTAAAGAAATACTTCACCAACATAATTTTATATGAATTAAACCATTGAGAAACGAAGAGAAATTCATGCAGCTTGAGATTTTGTTGCTCTTCACCCATATCTTTTTTAAACTAACCATCAGTGTTGAGCTCGCCATCAAAATTGATCATTGTTTATCCACATGCCACCGTTCACATTTAGCTACACTTACCAAGTAAAAGGAAAGGTAATGTAGAATGAATTGGACCGTAGAAAATTCCACATGCACTTGCTATTCCAAATGACACACCGATGGATAAACCAACGCAAAGAACCCCAAAGATCGCCAGCCAAACCTGTATGTAGGTTATGAGGAAATGAATTAAAGATTGTTTTAGAAATTCCATCGTATTGGAGACCCTATTAAGAGGATGTTAGCTTTCTTTTGAACTACAAAATTGGCTAAGGGACCCAAAAAGTTTTCCTCCGAATGTTGCCTCCTTTTCACACAGCGGAAAATAGTTTTTCTAATCGAATTCACTTTCTTTTACACTGCTCCATTAAAAACCTTGAACCATCAGACCCCTGAGattgactggcatctaatttctccttataatatcatccttgaatcacaCTTTGACATCGCGAGacttaaggaaatgatcatcaactcaagaagctcttgattgtttaacaaattctccttgtcagcaccttaggaaatgtatagagaacagtatggagaatatgcatactgatgttagggttgaaagggttaattatccTTATCATCAATTTGGGTACCCCGTCCAGAGGATCTAACCGGATTTGTACCATATTTAAAGCGTGCCTAAGATGAGAGACAGAAAGGATGAAACACTTACCTTGGTATTCATGCGACTGAAATTTCCCAACATTacagaaacataaaaaataacaaggaTGTATCCACAAGAAAGCAGAACAATGTCGTCTTGTATACTTTTGTCTGCATCTTCTCTATATCTACAAGGCACGAGAAGAGGAGAGTCCTACAGAGTGTTATTAAAGCCTCATATACGGTCTGATAGAAAATACCACACAGGTAAATAGAGCTTTTCACGCATGCTGATTGGTTGGCTCGAAAGTGATCAGCCAGCGGTAATCATCTTTGAGCGACCGAGTTAAAATTTGACCACGTTTTGGTATATTGAAAGGAGGAATTTAATTGATAACTTATGATGTACCAGACAACAGGGAAAACTTGCAACTTTTGGcaacaagtttgaaaaaatcaTACCTAACTTCTGTCATGTAGTAAAGCTTCGCATTAGTTGTTTTAGTCGTGTCCATCAGTTTATTGAACTCTTTTTCCCATTTCTCGACCACCTTATCCTcctgtaaataaatatttcgaCTTTATCACaccttttgttgttcatttaaGGAAAGTATAGATATACCGGTGTGAGTAGTTTGACTGATAGGGTGGACCTACATAAGTTCATTTACCACTTACAGAACGTAatgtttgtgaaaatttttcatttattagtGGAACGTGGATGTTTATGTAAAACTCTATAATGTTCGGCAATTGGCCCAAATGTTTCTAAGTTATTTTCATGGACTTTAATTGAGTCTTGTGCAAATGAGAGTACCCAGGAGCTGATCCATGTCAAATTCTGTAGACGCTTGTCTGTTAAAGTTAATGCTATCGAATGTTACTGTGCGTACTAAAATCGTTAATGATTCTACTTTTGTCTAAATGAATGATCTTTAGTGTAAATGAGAATAGTGCCGCGCTGTTGAATAAACTATTCGCACAAATGAAGGTATATTTTCTGCtgatgaacagcaaaaggtttAATCTTTAATTACCTGTTCTTGAAATTTAAGGGGATAAAAGTTAAATCAACAGGGGTACGAGACTAACGGAAAATAATGGTTATGCGTTTTGTAATGACTTTAGTACGTCTGTATTTCTCACCACTCATAACAAAGAAGTGTATAATTACCCACCAAACGTCCTTCCTTCGCATTTAGTTTTGGATTGAATTTGATTCCAAACAAAAGAGATGTAGCTTCTGCAGCAACCACGTGTCCTGTCGAGTTCCTCTTGATTCCCCCGATGCACTTTGataaatcaaacttttttctGGTCATTGGACTACAAAATTacgaagaaaaaataagagaaagagAGTAAAACTCTTTAGAAGAAAACTTCATACTTGAAAAATATACAAGCGTGAACAAAGTAGTTCTAAAATCGCAATATCAACTGAAACCTACGTTTCGGTATGAAAAATCTcacttttttccaaattttccttGATCGCGAATTATTCTTTTCAGTGACTGCGATGTTCAACAAACTGTTGTTAGTTATTAAATCCAAAATTGCCCTCAGATATCGACATTGATTATTGGCTCATAACTCAACAATATGAGTTTGATAATTTGTCAACATAAAATAGATCTGCTTGCAATCACAGAGATATAGCTAAACACAAATGACGATGCAGTAAGAAATTAGTTATGTCTATGCTTTGCGACCATCCACGAACTGATCGCACTGGTGGAGGAACAGCTCTTCTTCACTGAGACTCACTTCAAGTGAAAAAGATAACTGCTGGCGGAAAAAAATCTACTGAGTTTTCTGAGTTGATTGTTCAGCAGCCATCCTCTCATAATCTCCGCGTCATCATACTCTATCGACCATCTTATTGCGATGTGCACAAGGTTCCCATCAGCACATTCTTTTCGGAGCTCGCTGATTATTTCGAGTCTATAGTATTGTGCCAGGAGCAGTTCTCAATATCTATTAACATTCATGT
This is a stretch of genomic DNA from Pocillopora verrucosa isolate sample1 chromosome 12, ASM3666991v2, whole genome shotgun sequence. It encodes these proteins:
- the LOC131771491 gene encoding patched domain-containing protein 3 isoform X1, whose amino-acid sequence is MMETDTVSVEPRWKRDLELLCKAPRVASNFITSSLEKCFYRLGKVVGGSPWITIFISLATCGVCLLGVLKFTKENRVDKLWTPQDSTVQRHKLWIQKNFPAQMRVSSVLLVADNVLTPEVMKEALMVYERGTKINQKTKYSWENICFRIGPICLKSGLLELWSFDEAVINRLTREDILEKINQEVIISPMTRKKFDLSKCIGGIKRNSTGHVVAAEATSLLFGIKFNPKLNAKEGRLEDKVVEKWEKEFNKLMDTTKTTNAKLYYMTEVRYREDADKSIQDDIVLLSCGYILVIFYVSVMLGNFSRMNTKVWLAIFGVLCVGLSIGVSFGIASACGIFYGPIHSTLPFLLLGIGVDDMFVIVQAWSNLTPEICQTQPIQERIGLALKHAGCSITITTLTDFLAFLIGSTTILPALRSFCIYAAIGVLADFILQATLFTALLAIDARRQKKKRDGFCCCCITLPDNYRESSLAKKDFLKTSIDKIGAAMLSLPGKVIVIIITGALFGFNLYGAIMLKLSFDQNRFLPPDSMSYKYTFTNRKYFPVNGAPVKIYTGKFDYFKEQDKLHRVYEIAVSDKKYIVSSSINSWYEDFVSWAIDKKPGKFIQKRRITNETCFYPWLGEFLRTSGLSYQSDIRTKNGTGQLPLQILASQIRLRHKNLDSTREEVKAMENLRDKIKTVFPNDSLGFPFSPYYFTSETNKIISTELYRNMGLALLTVLVATPVVLSSLRTCFLVFSCVGFTLVGIMGTIHFWGLTIDIVTTMFLVLAVGLSVDYSSHIGHTFIIRSGTRKERALTTLRDMGPAVWNGGFSTYIAVGLLVYSNSYATLTFFKVFFCVVFYGLFHGLCYLPVLLSLIGPSPYDSSEVNTEESPSSLKPDDNTDCRGAYFNPSLETSTGDLLNVGAHQQKSSLVLIEDLELPQR